The nucleotide sequence TATGCCAAATTTTCAATTAATATACTTGAAAAAATATAAGAAAAAACAGTAAGGCTGAGTATCTTCAGTGTTTTGCTAACTTCTGGGTAACGGTTCTGTAGTAGCTGTGGATAAAATCGATAGACAGAGTCTAAGGGTTTGGTGTTCGTCTCAATTGGAAACTCTCTTGAACAACTTCATGGTTAATGCATATTCTGGATAAAAAACATTTCAGAAAAGGAGAAATGACTCTGTGAGTTAAATGAATGACGAAAAAGGGATTtgcaaaaagaaaacaaaggcgGACTTAACGCACTAGTTTAATTTTCTATACATATGTTTGTCATGCTTAATCCATGTGTGTCATAAATGTTCCATTGTAGTCCTGACCATTAATATAGCAGAAAGAAGAAATGCAATTCTTAGATGTTAACTTGCCCATGCTTTTGAGATTCTAGATGCTAGCTGCGGATGACATGTTGAGTAATGGATTACGTCATTTTTAAAATGTTGTCCTTGTTTCTCTAGAAGGCAATGGATTATGTATGCACACATCTATCTATTAAAGGAAAGTCAAAGCCTTGACCAGCTGATATTTATTTCTTTTGCAGACGTCACAAATTAGACCATATGTAGTTTGTGCTGTCCTAAGAGGAGTAACTTTTGATGAAGTCAGATACAACAGCTTCATTGATCTTCAAGACAAACTCCATCAAAATATTTGCCGGTATAACTTGTCTGGCTAGCGTGGCGTGTTAGTTTGTTTTATTTGCCGGTATAACTTGTCTGGCTAGCGGTTAACTCACTGTACTGTGCTGGAGGACAGGAAGAGAACTCTTGTTGCTATTGGTACCCATGATTTGGACACTCTGCAAGGACCCTTCTCATACGAGGTAGATTTTTGACCTTGCTGCAATTAGCTACAGTTTGTTGATGCTCCTTATTAATTCCATCAAACATCCCAGAGAGCTTTGTATTTCCGTCAGGCACATCCTTGCTACTTCATTCTGTGTGTGTTCTTGTTATGACCGGCATACACTATAGCCGGAGAAGGCCTCATGGCGCAGGTACTTAGGGGCCCAGCCCAACTTATCTTATCgtgttaggggcttagcccaaattatatcattaggaggattatataaactcaTGTAAGGACCCGTTTTGAGATTAAgcagaagcaatcatatttgctcggtttcctgaagggagccgggagacctaaccctagccgccgcccccctgcgccctctctctctcgcgcgcgtgaCGACGGCACCTCAGCGCCTGCGGCCTCGCCTTCCTCCACGCCAAACCcccttccacccctacaacctacGAGCTAGACCTGGTAGGATCCCAGCTCCTATCAGTTCTGCATTTTTCTGTTCTTCTCTATGGTCGGTTGGTGGGGGCCCATATTTCTGTTTGAGGATCATTGCTAAAGCTTTTTTTTTCAAGGTTAGTTAAGTTTTTTAGGGATAGAAAAACGCAGGACATGTTGTGGTCCATTTAATTGACTTTGCACGCATCATGAAGCTGCGCATGTCTAGGCTATAGCTTATTGGCCCCAAAAGCTCCCTTCGGCTGCCTCAGGCCCTGTTTGGGGGAGATTCAGGTTTGTCTTGAGTTCACCAGAAGCAAAGTATACTTCTAAACAGGCTGTCTTCAAGTTGGAGCTTACTCTCAGCTTTTATGATCAACTGAAGCTCCTTTTCACCAGTATTTTAGAGAAGCCATAATTTGGGGAAACGTGGGCCCTGTTATTTGAACCTATTGCATTATGGTCTGAAGCTTTGTAACACGAGCCCAAGGTGCTCCCCACTGTTTGGTGTTATTCCAGCCTATGAGTTCAATCGGTTCCATTTTTGCGGGCTGCTTTTGATTCCGGGAGGTTGACTGACAGGTGAAAGGTGGGGATTTGGGTCTAGTTAGTAAAATTTGAAGAGTAGCTCTTCCTGACCTGTGTGCAATCAAATTGTTCCTGATGCTATTGACTTCAGATGGAAATTCGGAGAATCAGTGTTAATTTTGGTGTAACTGGTGCATGAACCTTGGAACCATTGTGCATCCTAGGCATGGTTTCGTGTTCATAGTTGTTGTTGACGTACATGTTGAATTGTGGTGTTTGGATGTGACGTCCCCAATTACAATGCGCTATTTATGCTGTCCATATTCTTTGATAGCTTGTATTTGAAGTAAATACAAAGAAACACCATAGGTGCTGAGCTTTTCAAGTACCATAACTTGATATTATTTTTCTTTATATTTCGAGATTTTTGCGGGAGTTTTCCACCTTGTAAGCAATTCTTGACTATAGTATATATCTTCTTATGTGCCTCTTTCAGATAGGCTTTTTTCAttttaataaaaaataaaagatATTGTTTTTCCTTTATATGCAAATGCCCCTGTTGATTCTCCTTTATTTGACATATTAATTAATCTTTTCAGGCTCTACCACCACAGGAAATCAATTTTATCCCATTAAAACAGGTAAATAACTCACCACTTTCAACCGGTGATACATTATCCCCACTTTACACGTTACTGTTAGAGCATTTCTGCAGTCTTTTGTGCAGGTTTCTGGGAAAACAGCAGTTTTGACTTACATTTCTTCTTTTCGTTTGCTTTGTTATATTGGTTCAGGAGCAAGAGTTCAGGGCAGATGCATTGATGGATTTCTACAGAGTAAGTAGCTATGCCACAGGTTATAGTGCCTTGCTACACTTAATATTGCTACTTATGACCATGGGAACCAGGATTTTCTGAAGTTCTGCAGTTCTATACCCTTGATGCTTAGTTCTGATTTTCCTTAAATACGCTCTCTGTACATATTGGTCACCGATAGCTTACGCTTTCTTTTGGCAGTCTGACATGAAGTTGAAGAAGTTTTTGCATATTATCGAGAATTCTCCAGTTTACCCAGTTATATATGATAGCAACAGGTAAACCAATTTCATGGTATTGTGGTTACATTTATTAACTTATTTTTGTTACAAGGCGTATAGTCTTGTGTTATAGAAGGCAAGACACATGTTTGGTTGCCAGTTCAATACTTCACTTAAATTGTTTGTACCAGGACCGTTCTGGTACTTATTCTGGGTCCTTGGTTTGTACTGCCCATACAGCAAGCTGACACTCTAATACTTGCAGAACTGTATTATCGTTACCTCCTATCATCAATGGTGCACATTCTGCTATCACCCTGAAGACAAGGAATGTGTTTATCGAATGCACCGCTACAGACATTACAAAAGCAAATATTGTTCTGAATACAATGGTAGGTGTGATGTAATGCTTGCTATCTTTTAGATTGGAAATGTGCTGTCCTTTTGGATGAAGATTAGATTTATTTTGTTGATGCACCTGCTACCTATGTGTCTAGGTCGCAATGTTTTCGGAGTACTGTGAAAATAAGTTTGAAGTGGAACCAGTTGAAGTGGTATCTCATGATGGAAGCACAGCCATTTATCCTGATCTTTCATGTTATAAAATGGAAGTTTCGTTCTCTGATATTGTTGGACCCATTGGAATCTCCCTAGATGAGACGCAGGTATATTTTATTGAAGCCTGATAAATCATTTCGCCGGAAACCACGGACCTCATATCTGGATAAATAGTTCAAATAAGTGATAGATTTCGATCTTTACTGCAGAACAGCTGGTTTTTCTGATGCAAATTGCAATGTTCTACCTGTATGCAAAATTAAATTAAACAAATGCTTTTTATAATTATGTAAGGCAATGTTTTCTGCTTGAGTTCTTTGATTTAAGTTCGCAGCTTTGAGCAAGTGTGATGATACAACTGAGTATTTGAAAGTTCAGGTTATCTCCCTTCTGAACAAAATGCAATTGCAAGCGGAACTTTGTTCATCAAATGGGGAGCCTTGTATTTCAGTGTCTGTCCCTCCTACAAGAAGTGATGTTCTGCATGCTCGTGATCTAGCAGAGGTAACATATGCAATTCCCTACCTATCGAAAGGTTCTTTTTTTGTAGTTGTTATCTAGAATTGGTTGATAGTTTCTGGTTTGATTTTCATTTTGATTCCATACAGGATGTTGCTATAGCTTATGGGTACAACAATGTGCCAAAATCAAAGCCAAAGTCTATGACAATAGGTGGAAGGCAACCACTAAACCGTTTCTCTGATAAAATTCGTGCTGAGGTATGTGCTTAAAATATTCAGTACCTTGTAGCGATCCTTCagttgtgttccatatccatatgCATATGCTCACTCATCGATATTTTACTGGGAGAAAAATGTTTGTGGGGCAGGTTGCAAGAGCTGGTTATATGGAGGTGCTCACATTTGTTTTGACTTCACACGAAGAGAACTTTGACATGCTAAACAGGACAGACGATGGAAATAAAGCAGTCATTATTGCAAACCCCCGTACTTCTGAATTTGAGGTGAATTGCTCAAGTACTAAAGGGTGCCTTTATGATTGGATCTTTCATTTTTTTGTTACAGCTGGTTGCAGTAGAAAAATGTATGTCATTCTTTTGTTATCATACTCCTGGTATATGTGGTCATTCATATTTAGCTGTCTTCACTTACCTACTGCAAAATAAATCAATACATTTTGTTTCTAATGTAAGATCTTGAAATATAATTATACAATTCACATGTGCTTATTCCAGTACGCAATGTATgttttgtttttgcttgtgatcttGCAGGTTGTAAGAAGTAGTCTGATGTCATGTTTGTTGAAAACGCTGAAGCATAATATAGACCATCCAAGACCCATAAAGGTACTTTATGAAAACAAACAATAGTATTCATCTGCTTAGTGTTAGCAGTGTTACTGAGGCGCTCTTCATGTGGCTAATGTGCATATACTCCCTTTTTTATATAACAACATTCTAATTATTGGCTGACAAGCACACTCCAAGTCTCCAACCCAACCGGGTTCTCTCTTTCCCTAGCTCGTTGAGAGTCGTCTTCTGCTCTCTGGCTCCTTCCCTTTTCTTCTCCGTCGGCGGTGCCTGTTGGAGCAAGGATGGGATTGGATGCCGGGCTTCTTCTGTAGATAGTAGGCTTAGATTTATGTTGTTCGGCCTTGTGCTGTGGTCTGGCTTCATGCCGTTGGGGAGTCTGCCTTCGGATCTCGCGAGCAGAATCCGGTGGCCGTTCTCGTCGTCCTCCACAGCGCCTTCATCATGGAGGCAAAGGGATGGCAGCGGATCTGGCGAATCCCCTCTCAATAAGCTCGCCGTGGCACTTGGAGACGCCGCTGTGGTGCTCCTCCCCTTCCCTCTCTCTCTGCCGTCATGTGGCGGCCGGGGTAGCGGTGGAGAATCACAGCAAGTTCAGCTCCAACAGTGCCTCTCCTCGTCGGATCTATATGTCTCTGGCAAGGATGGAGTCCGTCCCTGCTCTCGAGGAGGTTCTCCGGCTTCTCCTTTCTTTGCAGTTCCTTCAGCAGATGAGAAGCGGCAGAGTTGATGCAGATGGGGATGACGCTCGTCACCAGTGGTGGTCTTGGAGAGGCTACGGCGGCCTACGGTAGCCAGCCGGTCCTGCCAGCAATCCGGTGCATCCTATGGCCGAAGGGCGGCCCTTTTTAATCCTCCCGGCTAAGTTGCCACAAGGGAGGCACTACAACTTCAGTGCAGATTCCATGGCGTACAACCtatagctctaataccatgttgaTGATAATTAACTTGATATTAGTAGGAGGCCAAAGCCAACATATATACATGTACGAGAGGATGCCAAAAGGCTAGAATACAAAAGGCCAAAGATCATCATCAATATAACTCTAACAGAGGGGTCGTCGGACCAAGTGGCTTTGTCCCCGGCACCGGCGTTCTTTGTTCTGCTCGGGGGTTGTTAAGGACCTGATTGCATTTTACTTTCGTCTTCTGGGTTCCTCCTTGCATAAGTCAGGGATCTGGTTGTAATCTGTATTTTTCTTTGGGTCCTGCTGCTAGATCCTCTGTACCACCGCTGAAATATTAATGATGCATCTGGGGCCTTCGAGCCCCTACCAGTGTtcagtttttatttatttattggctGATACATAATATTGGTTTGTAATAATTATGTTTTTTAATACATGTTATCATGATTTTCTAAAAGGAAGGCTTTCATCTTTCATAGAGCTGCTTATGTTGCTAATAACCAATTGGCCATAGTATATTTTTTCAGCATTGTTATGTGTGCAGATTTTTGAAGTTGGTGATGTAGTGTCATTGGATACTTCACGTGATGTTGGTGCCTCTAATAATCGCCGGCTTGCAGCTTTGTACTGTAATAGTAATTCTGGATTTGAGGTAAATAAGCAATTACTTTTGTGCAGGAGTAATACTTAAAGTGCTTTGTTCTTAGCCTTGGCTAATTGTTATCAATTACGCAGGAAATTATGGGTTTGGTGGATAGGATTGTCAAAATCGTGAGAGCTCCACACATAAATTTCGGCCAGACTTACTATGTTCCTTCAAGTGTAAGCATTTGAAATTCTGGATACATTTGGGCACATCCAACGTTCCTTTGGTTGTTATGAACATCTGTACTGATGTCTTGTCTTGTAGGAACCCGAGTTCTTTACTAAAAGACAATGCAAAATTGTTATGAGTGATGGAAAGCAGGTTGGCTACTTAGGAATTGTCCATGCTGAGGTAAATTTTTTTGGTCATGTGCAAAAAAAAAAAGCCATGGAATGATGATCTGTGAACAGTTAATTTGACCTAGTCTGTTATACGCAGGTGCTAAGAAAATTCGGCATTCCGGACCCCTGCACTTTCGTTGAGATTGACATCGAGGCTCTTTTGTAGTTGCCATGTATATGAATCAGGGGATTCGCCCGTTGGTTTTGTTCACTTGACAGTTTGGCAGGCGTGTGGTATCTCAACAAAACAGGACCCTCATTTTTGTTTGGACACCACATGCTCAATTGTAGTAGCTCACATTGGTGCTTGCATGTTTGAGTTGGAAAAATGAAGAAGTATCATGATACTGTAGATGCCTCGGCTTTTTGTGAGTGAAAGTTGTGCCTTACTTTGTTTCCGTTTTGATACAATTATACAGCACCATTTTGGCACACATGTTTCTATGAAATATGCCTGTTATTAATATTGTGAAGAGTTTGATGGTGGAAAGGCAACCACTTGGTTCATGAAATCCCTTCCGAACAATGTTTGACAGGATGCTTAAGTAAATTTAGCGTTCAGCGTCTTTTTCACAAAAACCTGACAATTCAGTTCTAGTCGAACAAACCCTGACCTGCCCACTTCTTTTCCCGGCTTGCGGCTGAACTTTGCTGTCTACTTATCCCGATATCTGTTTGCGTTGTTTTCTGAATGGACCAACTGTAGGCGCGTTGTCTTCAGCTGCAGAGTTTTTCTTTTCTTATTACTAACAAAAGAACCTGTGTGTTGCAACGGGTTATGCACTGATGCTTCACTACCGAGCAAACACTGGACTTCGAGCCCCCTCCTCTTGTGTCGGTCATGGATGTTGCTGAGTTGAGCCACTATGACATAATAAAACGGTTGTCGGAGTAAATGAGCACGGGTAACCCTATCTGCTCCCCgtgacatttcaagacatcgaggccggctgcgcccctcaagtatCAAAAACAAGGGACCGCCTTTTTATGGCCGGCTAGTCCAAACGGTTGGCTGCAGGAAGACGGCAAGGCCCAAAGAGCGGCCTTGACGCGGGTTGACTCCTAGCAGGCGACCGTCAGagcggccgactcctagcaggcggcccatcctcgcaccctcaaagtttgcacccacataacaacgacgagatggggcgtggctatagtacaacctgccacccccgaatccaggggcggacgtggccacagtgcagcgtaTCGGGTGGCCATCCCtagcccggcgcggcactgttgccatgctgccCATGACATCACCCGTGGCAGAGGCAGCCATactcccacgacgggctgtcggtatggcccgcaggcggcgggccctacttgTCTGTGAGATGCTAGAAGACGACAAGCCTTGACCAGTCGGCGTAGGGGGGGGACTCCCAGCAGCCGGCCCTCCCCTTCCCTTGAAGTCTGTGCGCCATCAACCAGATAAGACGGGGTGTGACAACAGAAACGCTCACCAGGCGGCGGTAATGTAGCCACGCTCTCCccgaccaagccctcgtcatcaaaagcagggctacagtgatgagcagccGACGTGACCCAcaagcggcgggccctacctgtcggccgagagcccggcagccggcgggacccaccaagcggcgggacccagcagccggcggagaaggcGGCGACCATAGACGCTGACGGCCCGGGCCTACACCCGgccacattaccattgtacccctggagggtaggcctatataaacctcccagggcacccatgcaaaagggttcagcctcttagagaatacacacatagagagaggaatAGAGCTAGcctagcccttcttcctcctctagctgaacaactcaaggagcaagcttgtcgCTACTTGTTGACCTAGTGATCATGCgggaccctgcagagcaggaccaGGGGTGTTATATCCTAGGAGAGCTCCGAACCCGGGTAAGATGCGTCGGCGTACATGTTTAtgtcttatcccatttccaggcaccggcgatgtcttactagctcccatcatgataagccatcccttggcatatgtcgcaccaaacccccgacatttggcgcccatcgtggggctaggtgcaccgttgtccggaggacaggaaccttgttcctccctggcgagtgcagccagcccggcacgcccgatggcgtttgcacTGACGTGCTGCATGGCGTGGAAGTCGCATGCGCGGCGAGCTGCTTCGCTGATCTTATCGGCGACATTCGCCTCCCCGACGAGCCCACGCCAGGCGTGGGCgcagccagctccgagagctgcctcatcgacctccttgacaagctcgacatcgccaacgagccagcctccgacctggagtcgatcggctccaccgacccgatgcttgtcgactccgacacggcatcgctcgacgccttcccaccaacgtggtggtcatcgacgacccgctccctcGTGCGGACAGTGGTGGCAGCACCATCACCgaggtgcttgtcatcagccaCGGCGGAGCCTCCGGCGCAGACGCCCAAGACCCGCTACAGGCGATGATGCGGGACCTGTCTGTGCCCATCGCGGGCGACGCCAACGCCGAGACGTTGGAAGCCTTCCGCATCGCACTCATCGAGAGTGGAAAGAGGTTAGCCactatgagacgcctcaccgaggcttatcagcgcgaggtcgatcgcgcctcCTCCTCATCGCATCTTGGCGATGCCGACGCGACGGAGGtcgacatggaagacatcatcgcAGCCGGCTCGGCTACCGTCGCCGCTTCCCCGGGTTCATTTTCCAAGACGGCTCGATTGATgtcgacgacatggacgacaagctcgactacggcgaggaagagccagaggagaaggaagaagaggaggaggagccggcgtcgacgaggaaaggcaagaagaagaagaagaaggcggccaagaccggcgagccgcgcatcaagtgggcgttcaaggaagaggagtgcctcgccgaagcatggaaggtcgtctgcctcgacccggtcaccggcacgaaccagaacATCGAGACGTATTGGGCCtacatcaaggccgagttcgacaagcgcaagctcgtcgacccctacttcaaaggcgtccacATGAAGCGTGGGTcaaaggcgatggcgaaccattgtgggctcatccaaacggcgtgcaacaaatggcatgggatcgtcgaggaggtcgcggctcgcccggagagcggcaccAGCGTCGAGGATCATGTATAGCACGTCGTTCTCACTATTGCTTTCGTCGTGTGCACGCCCGTGCGCGCGCTAGCGCCGACTGATGTTCTTTCCTCGGCGCAGCTGCTATGCATGTTCGCATGTTTCGCGATGACAACAACGACCtagagttcaagtacctccacgtcttcaagcggattgacaagtgcgagaagtgggcggctGTCCGgggcaccctcgccaaggccaaggagacgtacaagccaGATGCGCCGACCCGGGCGCGGCTGACGGGCGCCCGAAcggcaacaaaggggccaagaaggcgaAACACGCCGAGTCGGCTGCCGCACGCGTGCAAGAGTCCATTGAGCACTGCCTCGCCGATGCCAAGACCAGGGCCGCCCAGCGAGAAGAGAACACTGAGGCGAGGTGGGCTGCTTTGATGATGAACAACGCTGTCAAACTTGACTTGCTCTGGTCCAACGtcaccgcgaagaagaggaacaacgACCTGGATTTCTTGATGGGCGGCGCCGATATGCTCCAGAGCGGCGAcaagaagctcaaggcgtggttctTGGCGGAGcgaggcctcatcctgaaccagatacGGCGACGCCAACGCCGTCGCCGACGTCACCGCCCAGCCCGACTGACGATGCCTCTGCGACGCCCAGCCCCACTGATGATGCCTCCGCGACGCCCAGCAACACAGAAGCCGCGCCGACCAGTCCGGAAGCCGTGCCAACTCCTCCCAGCCCGCGTATGTCGACGACGACACCGGAGGTTGAGCTCGACGTTTGATGCATTCCTTCCGCATCTTTCCTTTTTTGTGCGCCGAACTACTACGTATCCTTTCatttgatcgccgaactgtggcacCGAATTGCCGAACTATTGCGATGATCGCCGGATTGTGGCTTTTTTTTCGAACGGAAACGATCGAGTTTGAATATGAGGCGCCTTAGGGGCGGCACCCGGGGGCGTGGCCAGAGAGAAACGAACCCCAGGGATCAATCTAGCGCTGG is from Triticum aestivum cultivar Chinese Spring chromosome 1B, IWGSC CS RefSeq v2.1, whole genome shotgun sequence and encodes:
- the LOC123126274 gene encoding phenylalanine--tRNA ligase beta subunit, cytoplasmic, whose protein sequence is MPTISVGRDCLFATLGRVYTQDEFEALCFDFGIELDDVTTEKAIIRKEKHLEEDVEADGDDEVIYKIEVAANRYDLLCLEGLARSLRIFTGSEATPIFKIASIPRGSMLQMHVRPQTSQIRPYVVCAVLRGVTFDEVRYNSFIDLQDKLHQNICRKRTLVAIGTHDLDTLQGPFSYEALPPQEINFIPLKQEQEFRADALMDFYRSDMKLKKFLHIIENSPVYPVIYDSNRTVLSLPPIINGAHSAITLKTRNVFIECTATDITKANIVLNTMVAMFSEYCENKFEVEPVEVVSHDGSTAIYPDLSCYKMEVSFSDIVGPIGISLDETQVISLLNKMQLQAELCSSNGEPCISVSVPPTRSDVLHARDLAEDVAIAYGYNNVPKSKPKSMTIGGRQPLNRFSDKIRAEVARAGYMEVLTFVLTSHEENFDMLNRTDDGNKAVIIANPRTSEFEVVRSSLMSCLLKTLKHNIDHPRPIKIFEVGDVVSLDTSRDVGASNNRRLAALYCNSNSGFEEIMGLVDRIVKIVRAPHINFGQTYYVPSSEPEFFTKRQCKIVMSDGKQVGYLGIVHAEVLRKFGIPDPCTFVEIDIEALL